One part of the Saprospiraceae bacterium genome encodes these proteins:
- a CDS encoding AGE family epimerase/isomerase, with product MSKSIQSVFYCLFLFAVLIGCKTKEQKTEALSERLVLADTIEHLLRTNLVDIWYPACIDTGFGGYLTSFDKDFRPGPNQQKMIVSQGRLLWNASKAAMHWPADKQFMSYAKHGFEFLRDKMWDKHYGGFYQLVDQAGHPLGDTSKTAYGNSFGLYATATYYMMSKDPEGLDLAKKTFNWLEEHSHDPALKGYYQHLTKTGAVIQRPATTPSTSDLGYKDQNSSIHLLEAMTALYEVWPDPLVKSRLEELIYLVRDTIVNEKGNLLLFFKPDWTPISFRDSSHEVIEHQHLDYVSWGHDIETAYLLMEASQVAGWKNDTTTWRIAKKMADQCFAGGWDDTVGGFFDDGYYFKDVPGITVTQATKNWWTQAEGLNTLLILSDLYPNDPLQYADKFKKQWSYINTYLIDHKRGEWYSSGLDKSPENVDRGKGNIWKAAYHQYRSLENCVKRLRDTEKPHQ from the coding sequence ATGTCCAAATCCATTCAAAGTGTTTTCTACTGCTTATTCCTTTTCGCAGTATTAATTGGTTGCAAGACAAAAGAACAAAAAACAGAAGCCCTATCCGAACGGTTGGTCCTGGCTGATACGATAGAGCACCTGCTACGAACCAACCTGGTCGACATATGGTACCCCGCTTGCATAGATACCGGGTTCGGAGGATATCTTACTTCCTTTGACAAAGACTTCCGTCCAGGGCCCAATCAACAGAAAATGATTGTATCACAAGGCCGATTACTTTGGAATGCCTCAAAGGCTGCGATGCACTGGCCAGCTGACAAACAATTTATGTCCTATGCGAAGCATGGATTTGAATTTCTCAGAGATAAAATGTGGGATAAACACTATGGAGGTTTTTATCAATTGGTAGATCAGGCCGGTCATCCCCTCGGTGATACCTCTAAGACCGCTTATGGTAACTCATTTGGACTCTATGCCACAGCTACTTACTATATGATGAGTAAAGATCCTGAAGGCTTAGACCTCGCTAAAAAAACTTTTAACTGGCTCGAAGAACATAGTCATGACCCTGCTTTAAAAGGGTATTACCAACATCTGACCAAAACAGGAGCCGTCATACAACGACCAGCTACGACCCCATCTACTTCTGACCTGGGTTATAAAGATCAAAACAGCTCTATACATTTGCTAGAAGCGATGACCGCCCTCTATGAAGTGTGGCCAGATCCTCTGGTCAAATCACGCCTCGAAGAATTGATCTACCTCGTTAGAGATACGATCGTCAATGAAAAAGGCAACCTGCTATTGTTTTTTAAACCGGACTGGACCCCAATCAGTTTTAGAGATTCGAGCCACGAAGTGATAGAACACCAACATCTCGACTATGTATCCTGGGGCCATGATATTGAGACAGCCTATCTGCTCATGGAGGCTTCGCAGGTGGCAGGTTGGAAAAACGACACTACTACCTGGCGCATCGCCAAAAAAATGGCTGACCAATGTTTTGCCGGAGGTTGGGATGATACGGTTGGAGGCTTTTTCGATGATGGATATTATTTTAAAGATGTGCCGGGTATCACCGTCACGCAGGCCACTAAAAATTGGTGGACCCAGGCAGAGGGGCTTAATACACTACTGATATTATCTGACCTCTATCCGAATGACCCTTTACAATATGCTGATAAATTCAAAAAACAGTGGTCTTATATCAATACCTATCTCATCGATCATAAGCGTGGAGAATGGTACTCCAGCGGCCTGGACAAAAGTCCGGAAAATGTAGATCGAGGCAAAGGAAATATTTGGAAAGCGGCCTATCATCAGTACAGGAGCCTGGAAAATTGTGTGAAGAGGTTAAGGGATACAGAAAAACCTCATCAATAA
- a CDS encoding cbb3-type cytochrome c oxidase subunit I translates to METKNHQHDGQSKSISYFMNTKNWWGPLLFIFIISVLGVGMIGYQTYNEAPPLSNFKTNSGDLVIDKAEITMGQLVFHKYNLMEYGSFFGDGAQRGPDFTAEALNQVTKSMNIFYANEFKLQNGAGPSEFEMRTIEDRTKKDLKQNRYNQKKDIIFISDAMAYAVVELKKYYIELFFENKEGRAFLPKNYIADRKDVAALSSFFFWGAWVCVTERPGNTFSYTHNWPFDPTAGNTPTSPVILWSVLGLLGFVLACGIVLYYIGQYNQLPNKFFKPATKDLFTSERVKNFKPTRTQKATFKFFFVAVILFFIQVSSGIITINDFIHFLDYFGLHITPRLPVTIPRSWHLMLALYWISTCWIASSIFILPILAKTEIKGQLRLINTIFVLLFILVGGSLTGMVLGPLNLLGNNWNLLGSQGWEFVDFGKIYQALLMLIFAIWAIVVYRGIHPAFVKGESWNLPNWIMYSVIGIPLLFISGFVAKPETNFVIADFWRWMVVHMWVEAFFEVFITVIVSYLMVLMGLVSKQAAIRVVYFATLLFLGTGLLGISHNFYWNAKPVATMALGSIFSTLQFVPLILLTVEAWRFKNMPKIAVGAMEHQNLGDFGFPEVFRFLVAVNFWNFFGAGVLGIIVNLPIMNYFEHGTYLTINHAHAALMGVYGNISIAALLFASRLLIKPDKWNKKIITFSFWSINAGLMLMVVLDLFPAGAIQFKAVVEQGLWYGRSHHFIENGTFQSLTWLRGIGASVFFFGGVIPLTWFIVSRIMHLRQWTSMQSVDKSAIPEVTPVAELEEVY, encoded by the coding sequence ATGGAAACCAAGAACCATCAACACGACGGACAATCCAAAAGCATCAGTTATTTTATGAATACTAAAAACTGGTGGGGCCCATTATTGTTTATTTTTATCATAAGCGTACTGGGAGTAGGAATGATCGGCTATCAAACTTATAATGAAGCTCCTCCCTTATCGAATTTTAAAACAAATTCCGGTGATCTTGTTATTGATAAAGCAGAAATCACTATGGGTCAATTAGTATTTCATAAATATAACTTGATGGAGTATGGAAGCTTCTTTGGGGACGGGGCTCAGCGAGGACCTGATTTTACAGCTGAAGCTTTAAATCAGGTAACTAAAAGTATGAATATATTCTATGCCAATGAATTTAAACTACAAAATGGTGCCGGACCTTCTGAATTTGAAATGAGAACGATCGAGGATCGAACGAAAAAGGACCTTAAACAAAACAGGTATAACCAAAAGAAGGATATTATTTTTATTTCGGATGCGATGGCTTATGCAGTGGTAGAATTAAAAAAATATTATATAGAATTATTTTTCGAGAATAAGGAAGGCAGGGCCTTTTTACCTAAAAATTATATTGCTGATAGGAAAGATGTAGCTGCGCTGAGTTCTTTTTTTTTCTGGGGTGCCTGGGTATGTGTGACGGAAAGACCAGGAAACACCTTTAGTTATACACATAACTGGCCATTCGACCCGACAGCAGGCAATACACCTACCTCTCCAGTCATTCTTTGGAGTGTATTAGGCTTGTTAGGATTTGTATTGGCCTGTGGGATTGTCTTATATTATATAGGTCAATATAATCAACTTCCAAATAAATTTTTTAAACCTGCTACCAAAGATTTGTTTACTTCTGAAAGAGTTAAAAATTTCAAACCCACAAGAACTCAGAAAGCTACCTTTAAGTTTTTCTTTGTAGCAGTGATTCTATTTTTTATTCAGGTGTCGAGTGGTATCATTACGATCAATGATTTTATTCATTTTTTGGACTATTTCGGCCTCCATATAACTCCTAGGCTTCCGGTCACCATTCCTAGAAGTTGGCACCTTATGTTGGCTCTTTATTGGATATCTACTTGTTGGATTGCATCATCTATATTTATACTACCCATATTAGCCAAAACTGAAATCAAAGGACAGCTTCGTCTAATCAATACCATATTCGTGTTGCTATTTATTCTGGTAGGTGGCTCATTGACGGGAATGGTTTTAGGCCCTTTAAATCTATTAGGCAATAATTGGAATCTACTAGGTAGCCAAGGTTGGGAATTTGTAGATTTCGGCAAAATCTACCAGGCACTCCTGATGCTCATATTTGCGATATGGGCCATTGTGGTATACAGAGGCATCCATCCTGCTTTTGTCAAAGGGGAGAGTTGGAATCTTCCAAACTGGATCATGTATTCTGTGATTGGGATTCCCCTACTATTCATCTCAGGATTTGTAGCTAAGCCGGAAACCAATTTTGTGATAGCTGATTTTTGGCGCTGGATGGTGGTTCATATGTGGGTAGAAGCATTTTTTGAAGTCTTTATCACTGTCATAGTAAGTTATCTGATGGTCCTTATGGGTCTAGTCAGTAAACAAGCCGCCATAAGAGTGGTTTATTTCGCTACTTTATTATTTTTAGGTACTGGTCTCTTAGGGATATCCCATAATTTTTACTGGAATGCAAAACCCGTAGCAACTATGGCCCTTGGTAGTATATTTTCTACATTACAATTTGTACCTCTAATCCTTTTGACAGTAGAAGCCTGGAGGTTCAAAAACATGCCCAAAATAGCAGTGGGAGCTATGGAACATCAAAATCTTGGTGATTTCGGATTTCCAGAAGTATTTAGGTTTCTGGTGGCAGTAAATTTTTGGAATTTCTTTGGAGCAGGTGTTTTAGGAATTATAGTAAACCTTCCTATAATGAATTATTTTGAACATGGTACCTATCTAACTATAAATCATGCTCATGCTGCCCTAATGGGTGTCTATGGCAATATTTCAATAGCAGCATTACTATTTGCTTCCCGATTGCTTATAAAACCAGATAAATGGAATAAAAAAATCATAACCTTTTCTTTCTGGTCCATCAATGCAGGATTGATGCTCATGGTGGTATTGGATCTTTTCCCAGCTGGTGCGATCCAGTTCAAAGCAGTGGTAGAGCAAGGCTTATGGTATGGAAGATCACACCACTTTATTGAAAACGGGACTTTTCAGTCACTCACCTGGTTACGAGGTATTGGAGCTAGCGTATTTTTCTTTGGCGGAGTAATCCCTCTTACTTGGTTTATAGTATCTAGAATCATGCACCTTAGGCAATGGACTAGTATGCAGTCAGTGGACAAGTCAGCAATACCAGAGGTCACACCTGTTGCCGAATTAGAAGAAGTATATTAA
- a CDS encoding Rrf2 family transcriptional regulator — MFSKACEYGIRASILIASESVNGNRLGLITIAKKIDSPEAFTSKILQKLVKEKIIFSIKGPGGGFEVNKNKLDKIKLVDIILAIDGEVLKQCSLGLSDCSEVRPCPFHGRYKPIKEKLLKLYSETSLKDLIDGVLSGKSFLKIN; from the coding sequence ATGTTTTCAAAAGCATGTGAATATGGCATTCGGGCTTCCATTTTGATTGCGTCGGAATCTGTGAATGGAAATCGGTTAGGGTTGATTACTATTGCTAAAAAAATAGATTCACCCGAAGCATTTACTTCAAAAATATTGCAGAAGCTTGTAAAAGAAAAAATTATTTTTTCCATTAAGGGACCTGGAGGAGGATTTGAAGTGAATAAGAATAAGCTGGATAAAATAAAACTCGTTGATATCATTCTAGCTATAGATGGAGAAGTTTTAAAGCAATGTAGTCTGGGTTTATCAGATTGTTCGGAGGTACGGCCTTGTCCATTTCATGGCAGATATAAACCGATTAAGGAAAAGCTTCTCAAATTGTATAGCGAGACGAGTTTGAAAGACCTGATCGATGGAGTTTTATCCGGTAAGTCTTTTTTAAAGATTAATTAA
- a CDS encoding glycoside hydrolase family 130 protein — MTNRSPHNPILTTKDILPSQPGFVVECVLNPGVFKFENKIWLLLRVAERPFQKEKMISLPILNELGGVNVLEFNQDDPALDLSDARMVKYQNKVYLSTLSHLRLVCSEDGLHFYEPTNTVTKIFGEGPLETFGIEDARVSYIDGLYHLTYTQVSDKGVGVGLMQTADWQNFQRRGMIIPPHNKDCALFEEKIDSKYYCFHRPSGVDLGGNYIWLASSHDLFHWGDHQCILQTRKGSWDSARVGAGASPIKTTKGWLEIYHGADEHHRYALGAVLLDLKDPSKIIARSVQPLLEPTEPYELQGFFGNVVFTNGHIINGDEIIMYYGASDQVICRATFSIKAILSSLIDSR, encoded by the coding sequence ATGACCAATAGATCGCCACACAATCCCATACTTACCACCAAAGATATACTCCCCAGTCAACCTGGATTTGTAGTCGAATGTGTGCTAAATCCAGGCGTATTTAAATTTGAAAATAAAATCTGGTTATTATTGAGAGTGGCCGAAAGACCATTTCAAAAGGAAAAAATGATTTCGCTGCCTATCTTAAATGAACTCGGTGGCGTAAATGTCCTCGAATTTAATCAGGATGACCCGGCACTGGATCTTTCTGATGCACGTATGGTCAAATACCAAAACAAAGTCTACCTGTCCACACTCTCTCATTTGAGATTGGTTTGTAGCGAGGATGGACTCCATTTTTATGAACCTACTAATACTGTTACCAAAATTTTTGGCGAAGGCCCATTAGAAACTTTTGGTATCGAAGATGCAAGAGTAAGCTACATTGATGGATTGTATCATCTTACGTATACCCAGGTGTCAGACAAAGGTGTGGGTGTAGGGCTGATGCAGACTGCTGACTGGCAAAATTTTCAAAGACGCGGAATGATTATCCCTCCGCACAATAAAGACTGCGCTTTATTTGAAGAAAAAATCGATAGTAAATATTATTGTTTTCACCGACCCTCCGGCGTCGACCTGGGTGGTAATTATATCTGGTTAGCTTCATCCCATGATTTGTTTCATTGGGGAGATCACCAATGTATACTACAAACCCGAAAAGGTTCCTGGGATTCTGCAAGAGTGGGTGCAGGAGCGTCTCCTATTAAAACTACTAAAGGGTGGTTGGAGATCTATCATGGGGCAGATGAACATCACCGTTACGCACTGGGAGCCGTACTCTTGGATCTCAAAGACCCATCTAAGATCATTGCCCGGTCCGTGCAGCCCCTCCTGGAGCCTACCGAGCCTTATGAGCTGCAGGGTTTTTTTGGAAACGTAGTTTTTACCAATGGCCATATCATCAATGGCGATGAGATCATCATGTATTATGGCGCTTCTGATCAAGTCATTTGTAGGGCAACTTTTTCTATTAAAGCTATTTTGTCATCATTGATTGACTCCCGCTAA
- a CDS encoding phosphatase PAP2 family protein: MKTIFKFGFSLLLMGSGLFFIQSCTKDNSKEGQLEFSDTKEFDASVPLAWNELITEIDRFSTGYRPPAAARMFGYVGLAAYEAVVPGMPEYQSLESQFSGLKLPKIQTGAAYHWPTVANAAYANILRQFYSQIKVADFERINTLESKFNLKNESILEKEELERSKLFGKDIATAVFNFSVTDAAGHEAYKNPTPNSYIPPKVGPNGEKLWQPTLPDYSPALFPYWGQVRPFAMKTSDLRAKPPIPYSENPGSKFYLQALETKAYVDNLNFEDQWISQFWSDDFFEVTFEPAARQLVIANQLVQHEKLSLDRAVELYAKLGMAMADAAISIWYSKYTYNVRRPVEYIQELIDPTWKTQMNHPYTNMKGMSPNFPAYPSGHSGFGSSGAAILTDILGSNKSFTDNCHKDRFEFLGAPRSFSSFSVAGLENAYSRITLGVHYRMDCDEGVRLGNLAAKRVIELEWKK, encoded by the coding sequence ATGAAAACAATATTTAAGTTTGGATTCAGTCTGCTTCTTATGGGGAGTGGCCTTTTTTTTATTCAATCATGTACCAAAGACAATAGTAAGGAAGGGCAGCTAGAATTCTCGGACACAAAAGAATTTGATGCTTCCGTCCCATTGGCCTGGAACGAATTAATTACAGAGATTGACCGCTTCTCCACAGGATACAGACCACCGGCTGCAGCCCGCATGTTTGGCTATGTTGGACTGGCAGCCTATGAAGCTGTAGTACCAGGTATGCCTGAATATCAATCTTTGGAAAGTCAGTTTAGCGGCTTAAAGCTTCCAAAAATTCAAACTGGAGCAGCTTATCATTGGCCCACAGTTGCAAATGCGGCATATGCTAATATATTACGCCAATTTTATTCACAAATCAAGGTTGCGGATTTTGAAAGGATAAATACGCTGGAGTCTAAATTCAATTTGAAAAACGAATCTATTTTGGAAAAAGAAGAGTTAGAGCGATCAAAACTTTTCGGCAAAGACATCGCCACAGCCGTGTTCAACTTCAGTGTGACGGATGCAGCCGGCCACGAAGCTTATAAAAATCCAACCCCCAATAGCTATATTCCTCCTAAAGTGGGGCCTAATGGCGAAAAACTGTGGCAACCTACCCTACCAGATTATTCCCCAGCTCTGTTTCCATATTGGGGTCAAGTAAGACCATTTGCCATGAAAACCAGCGACCTTAGAGCAAAACCGCCTATACCTTACAGCGAAAATCCTGGATCCAAATTTTACCTACAAGCACTCGAAACCAAAGCTTACGTTGATAATTTAAACTTTGAAGATCAATGGATTAGTCAATTTTGGAGCGATGATTTTTTTGAAGTAACCTTTGAGCCTGCAGCAAGACAACTCGTAATAGCCAATCAACTTGTCCAACATGAAAAGCTTAGTTTGGATCGGGCAGTGGAACTATATGCAAAACTTGGAATGGCTATGGCTGATGCAGCTATATCTATCTGGTATTCTAAATATACCTATAATGTCAGGCGGCCGGTAGAATATATCCAAGAACTGATAGACCCAACCTGGAAGACCCAAATGAACCACCCTTATACAAATATGAAGGGAATGTCGCCAAATTTTCCTGCTTATCCTTCCGGGCACTCTGGTTTTGGAAGTTCAGGAGCAGCTATACTTACTGATATTCTAGGTAGTAATAAATCCTTTACGGACAATTGTCACAAAGATCGATTTGAGTTTTTAGGTGCTCCGAGAAGTTTCTCTTCCTTTAGTGTCGCAGGGTTAGAAAATGCATACAGTCGAATTACATTAGGTGTACACTACCGTATGGATTGTGATGAAGGCGTCAGATTAGGCAACCTTGCTGCAAAAAGAGTAATCGAATTAGAATGGAAAAAATAA
- a CDS encoding MFS transporter, translated as MLQQFFKELNFFKSHPLSMRMLLITNLIYGMVNPIIELFIGAYIMRNSSDISLVVIFQLAVYTGIPLTFMINGFLLNRVPISRLYSLGMILSGVSMTAMMSLGELSTVGVFVAGLIMGLSYGFFWANRDFLALNTTKDGNRNYYYGIETFLYTITGIGIPLLAGGFIAATDKNNWFAGNVNVAYYIITGCVFLLSIFASILVHRGQFQNPLKAPFLFFNFDKLWNKMLRLAALKGVAQGYIVTAPTMLVMSLVGKEGSLGLIQGIAALLSAVLLYILGRVTLPKHRVFIYGIGCTLFILGALFNAVLYSAFGVILFILCLVFARPLLDIAYFPIQLKVIDVVAHIEKRNEFSYIFNHELGLYVGRLFGCGLFIILARYVSVVVALRYALLMIAAVHFMGYFMAKSIVRDIKVDL; from the coding sequence ATGTTACAACAATTTTTTAAAGAATTAAATTTTTTTAAATCTCATCCTCTTAGTATGCGGATGCTGTTAATCACCAACCTGATATATGGCATGGTCAATCCGATCATCGAATTATTTATCGGTGCATATATCATGCGCAATTCTTCGGATATCAGCCTGGTGGTGATCTTTCAATTGGCAGTCTATACAGGCATCCCATTGACTTTTATGATCAATGGTTTTTTATTAAATCGTGTCCCCATATCCCGGCTCTATTCCTTAGGAATGATATTGAGCGGAGTTTCGATGACCGCTATGATGTCTTTGGGAGAGCTCAGTACGGTGGGTGTATTTGTAGCCGGCCTGATCATGGGTCTGTCTTACGGATTTTTTTGGGCCAATCGTGATTTTCTCGCACTCAACACGACCAAAGACGGTAATCGAAATTATTATTATGGCATTGAAACCTTTTTATACACTATCACGGGTATAGGCATTCCTTTGCTTGCAGGCGGTTTTATTGCGGCTACCGACAAAAACAATTGGTTTGCTGGCAATGTCAATGTCGCTTATTATATCATCACCGGTTGTGTTTTTCTACTTTCTATATTTGCCTCGATATTAGTGCACCGTGGTCAGTTTCAAAATCCGCTCAAAGCTCCTTTTTTGTTTTTTAATTTTGATAAGTTGTGGAATAAGATGTTGCGCCTTGCTGCTTTGAAAGGGGTAGCGCAGGGATATATCGTGACAGCTCCCACCATGTTAGTGATGAGCCTGGTCGGTAAAGAGGGTTCGCTGGGATTGATCCAGGGTATAGCAGCTTTGCTGTCCGCGGTATTGCTTTATATCCTGGGTAGGGTGACGCTACCAAAGCACAGGGTATTCATCTATGGTATTGGGTGTACCTTATTTATTTTAGGCGCCTTATTCAATGCTGTACTTTATTCGGCTTTTGGAGTCATCTTATTTATTCTTTGCCTGGTATTTGCAAGACCTTTATTAGACATTGCTTATTTTCCTATCCAATTGAAGGTCATCGATGTGGTCGCGCATATCGAAAAACGCAATGAGTTTAGTTATATATTCAACCATGAACTGGGACTTTATGTTGGCCGATTGTTTGGCTGTGGTTTGTTTATCATTTTGGCCAGGTATGTGAGTGTGGTGGTTGCTTTGCGGTATGCTTTATTGATGATAGCCGCAGTTCATTTTATGGGATATTTTATGGCAAAGAGTATAGTCCGGGATATTAAAGTAGATTTATAA
- the ric gene encoding iron-sulfur cluster repair di-iron protein, producing the protein MENSISIVSNPINEGPQNILNWKVGDLVSKDLRTIEIFIQNKIDYCCGGKTTVLEACVIRNLDPIKIQHQLQEIIQVPYADNPDFNPMALKELADYIVQKHHRFVQKSLRTLFEQSNKVVKVHEGQHPELIEIQKQLNALSINLAQHINKEEKILFPYIKSLEVAHGSQLTPGTLAFRRLNQIINVIEAEHDDAADHLNVIKKLSQNYTPPNGACTSYQAFYEMLKEFEEDLHKHVHLENNILYPKARKLATIPSN; encoded by the coding sequence ATGGAAAATAGTATATCAATAGTAAGCAACCCGATAAATGAAGGCCCTCAAAATATACTGAATTGGAAAGTAGGTGATTTGGTGAGCAAGGATCTTCGAACCATCGAAATTTTTATACAAAATAAAATCGATTATTGCTGCGGAGGGAAAACGACAGTTCTTGAAGCCTGTGTTATACGCAATCTGGATCCGATAAAAATTCAACACCAACTTCAAGAAATCATACAAGTACCATATGCTGATAATCCTGATTTCAACCCAATGGCCTTGAAGGAATTGGCTGATTATATCGTGCAAAAACATCATAGATTCGTTCAGAAATCTCTTAGAACACTCTTCGAACAATCCAACAAAGTGGTGAAAGTGCATGAGGGCCAACATCCTGAATTGATAGAAATTCAAAAACAATTAAATGCATTGAGTATCAATCTGGCACAACATATAAATAAAGAAGAAAAGATACTGTTTCCATATATCAAGTCATTAGAGGTTGCTCATGGCAGTCAACTCACCCCTGGAACACTTGCATTCAGAAGACTCAATCAGATTATTAATGTCATAGAGGCAGAACATGACGACGCGGCAGATCATTTAAATGTCATCAAAAAATTGAGTCAAAACTATACTCCTCCAAATGGCGCGTGTACATCATATCAAGCTTTTTATGAAATGTTAAAAGAATTCGAGGAAGACCTTCATAAGCATGTACATCTCGAAAATAACATTTTGTACCCTAAAGCAAGGAAACTCGCAACCATACCTTCAAATTAA
- a CDS encoding fused protease/ribonucleoside-triphosphate reductase, with protein MLIFQLDASFVEAYKYIDPGFGFNGLGQLTYYRTYSRIKEDGTNEHWYETVRRVVEGTYSLQKQHILDNGLGWNPKKAQRSAQEMYDRIFRMKFLPPGRMLWAMGTSIIQEKKIGQALFNCAFVSTEFIDQSEEEAIKPFMFMMDMSMVGVGVGFDVNGSEKIKIYKPADCHPEVYSIPDSREGWVESLEKLLKSYFSKHFNEQTAHPVYFCYDSIRPPGMPIRGFGGISSGPEPLIKMHDHIRTILNTLDQGYLTVTAITDIMNIIGQCVVAGNVRRSAQIALGDHENSEYRTLKDYRWNSEKGKYEGSMAHRASWGWASNNSVFVNNDTDFKTLAQQTAINGEPGYVFLNNIKAFSRMCDPADHKDEKAKGTNPCGEQTLESYELCCLVETFPSRAESYEDYLRTLKFAYLLGKTATLVSTTWHDTNRVQKRNRRIGTSVSGVTNFLEKNSLETLRIWLKSGYAEIQRWDAIYSSWLCVPRSIKTTSVKPSGTVSLLAGVNPGCHFPEYEYYIRRIRIAKNSSLIPYLVEAGLPIEEDVVDHSSYVLSFPIHNQGKSIAKVSIWEQTSLAAFLQKYWSDNQVSCTITFKPTEADIIHVVLEYFKYDLKSISFLPKLESGAYAQMPYEAITKEKFLELNASIKYIQINQLKEDSEMEKYCDNSACLIK; from the coding sequence ATGCTTATATTCCAATTAGATGCAAGCTTTGTAGAAGCTTATAAATACATAGACCCTGGATTTGGGTTCAATGGTTTAGGTCAATTAACTTATTACCGCACTTACTCCCGAATCAAAGAAGATGGCACAAATGAACATTGGTATGAAACAGTCAGGCGGGTAGTAGAAGGGACTTACAGTTTGCAAAAGCAACATATTCTGGATAATGGACTTGGTTGGAATCCTAAGAAAGCTCAACGGTCGGCACAAGAGATGTACGACCGCATATTTCGAATGAAATTTTTGCCTCCCGGCAGAATGTTGTGGGCTATGGGAACATCCATCATTCAAGAAAAAAAAATAGGCCAAGCTTTATTTAATTGTGCTTTTGTATCAACAGAGTTCATCGATCAATCAGAGGAAGAAGCTATTAAACCTTTTATGTTTATGATGGATATGAGTATGGTTGGCGTTGGTGTAGGATTTGATGTGAATGGAAGTGAGAAAATAAAAATATACAAACCTGCTGACTGCCACCCTGAAGTATACAGCATCCCAGATTCAAGAGAAGGATGGGTAGAAAGTCTTGAAAAACTATTGAAGAGTTATTTTTCTAAACATTTCAATGAACAAACTGCTCACCCAGTCTATTTCTGTTATGATTCAATTCGTCCACCAGGTATGCCTATTCGTGGATTTGGAGGAATATCATCCGGACCTGAACCTCTGATCAAGATGCACGATCATATCCGAACTATTTTGAATACATTGGATCAAGGCTATCTGACTGTGACTGCCATCACGGATATTATGAACATCATTGGACAATGTGTAGTCGCAGGAAATGTAAGGCGCTCCGCACAGATCGCATTGGGAGACCATGAAAATAGTGAGTATCGTACGCTGAAAGATTACCGGTGGAATTCTGAAAAAGGGAAATACGAAGGTAGTATGGCACATCGGGCATCCTGGGGATGGGCTTCGAATAATAGTGTGTTTGTCAATAATGATACTGATTTTAAAACCCTAGCTCAACAAACAGCTATAAATGGTGAACCAGGATATGTGTTTTTGAATAATATCAAGGCTTTCTCCCGAATGTGTGATCCTGCTGATCACAAAGATGAAAAAGCAAAAGGAACTAATCCTTGTGGGGAACAAACCTTGGAGTCCTATGAATTGTGTTGTCTTGTTGAAACCTTTCCATCAAGAGCAGAATCCTATGAAGATTATTTGCGGACACTTAAATTTGCTTACTTATTAGGAAAAACTGCAACCCTCGTAAGTACTACCTGGCATGATACCAATAGAGTACAAAAGCGAAATCGACGAATAGGCACCTCCGTATCAGGCGTGACCAATTTTCTCGAAAAAAACTCTTTGGAAACCTTGCGAATTTGGCTTAAAAGTGGATATGCAGAAATCCAAAGGTGGGATGCCATCTATTCTTCCTGGCTTTGTGTCCCGAGAAGCATCAAGACAACGAGTGTCAAACCCAGTGGTACGGTCAGTCTATTAGCTGGAGTCAATCCGGGTTGCCATTTTCCAGAATATGAATATTACATTCGTCGAATTAGGATTGCAAAAAACTCATCTCTAATACCTTATCTAGTGGAGGCAGGGCTGCCCATAGAGGAAGATGTGGTGGATCATTCTTCCTATGTACTCTCCTTCCCTATTCATAACCAAGGGAAAAGTATCGCAAAAGTGTCTATCTGGGAACAAACATCCCTCGCAGCATTTCTTCAAAAATATTGGTCAGACAATCAGGTTTCCTGCACGATAACTTTTAAACCAACTGAGGCAGACATCATCCATGTCGTCCTCGAATATTTTAAGTATGATCTGAAATCAATTAGTTTTTTACCAAAACTAGAATCGGGTGCATACGCTCAAATGCCCTATGAGGCAATTACAAAAGAAAAGTTTTTAGAGCTGAACGCTTCAATTAAATACATTCAAATCAACCAACTCAAGGAAGACTCGGAAATGGAAAAGTATTGCGATAATAGTGCCTGCTTGATTAAATAA